A stretch of the Nicotiana tabacum cultivar K326 chromosome 6, ASM71507v2, whole genome shotgun sequence genome encodes the following:
- the LOC107815700 gene encoding multiple C2 domain and transmembrane region protein 6-like: protein MAKLIVEVLDASDLMPKDGQGSASPFVEVDFDEQRQRTQTKTKDLNPQWNEKLVFNIKNPRDFENQTISVYVYNDQKHGHHKNFLGRVKISGSSVPFNESEALVQRYPLDKRGIFSHIKGDIALKIFAFLGSADADIGGDNGVLPPENFQTEEQNVSTGENRTTPFAPFQEINTNNNFEEQQYMKETEIKKMKKKKEPEVRTFHSIPAPAPVSAGPPPPPAERPVVVETRADFAKGGGPMASNVMQMQMPGGPRPEFGLVETRPPLAARMGYWGRDKTASTYDLVEQMHFLYINVVKARDLPVMDMSGSLDPYVEVKVGNYKGVTRHYEKNQYPVWNSVFAFSKERLQSNLIEVTVKDKDFGKDDIVGKVVFDIVEVPLRVPPDSPLAPQWYRLVNKKGEKVSQGEIMLAVWMGTQADEAFPEAWHSDAHLASQQSLTNTRSKVYFSPKLYYLRVHIIEAQDLLPSDRSRMPEAYVKLQLGHQGRTTKPSPMRHINPVWNEELMFVASEPFEEYLIMDVVDRVGPGKDEVIGRAMISVRNIPTRVDNAKLPDAVWFNLLKPSHAADDDEKKKEVKFSSKIHLRIWIDAGYHVLDESTHFSSDLQPSSKHLRKASIGILELGILSAKNLLPMKGKDGRMTDAYCVAKYGNKWVRTRTLIDTLAPRWNEQFSWEVFDPCTVVTIGVFDNCHINGNHEARDQRIGKVRVRLSTLETDRIYTHFYPLLVLTPSGLRKHGELHLAIRFTCTAWVNMVAQYGRPLLPKMHYVQPISVRHIDWLRHQAMQIVAARLARAEPPLRREVVEYMLDVDYHMFSLRRSKANFFRIMSLLSGISAVCRWFDGICNWRNPLTTILVHVLFLILVCYPELILPTIFLYLFVIGLWNYRFRPRAPPHMDSRLSQAENAHPDELDEEFDTFPTSRPTELVRMRYDRLRSVAGRVQTVVGDLATQGERALAILSWRDPRGTAIFIILALIWAVFLYVTPFQVVAVLAGLYWLRHPRFRSKLPSVPVNFFKRLPSKSDMLL, encoded by the coding sequence ATGGCTAAGTTAATAGTAGAAGTTCTTGATGCAAGTGATTTGATGCCTAAAGATGGTCAAGGCTCAGCAAGTCCTTTTGTTGAAGTAGACTTTGATGAACAACGCCAAAGAACTCAAACTAAAACCAAAGATCTCAACCCACAATGGAATGAAAAACTTGTGTTCAATATCAAGAATCCAAGAGATTTTGAAAACCAGACAATCTCTGTCTATGTTTATAATGACCAAAAACATGGTCACCACAAGAATTTCCTTGGTCGTGTCAAGATTTCTGGTTCTTCTGTTCCTTTTAATGAGTCTGAAGCTTTAGTTCAAAGATACCCTCTTGATAAAAGAGGTATCTTTTCACATATTAAAGGTGATATTGCCTTAAAAATCTTTGCTTTTCTTGGTTCTGCTGATGCTGATATTGGTGGTGATAATGGGGTTCTGCCGCCGGAGAATTTTCAAACTGAGGAGCAGAATGTGAGTACTGGTGAAAATAGAACAACCCCATTTGCTCCATTTCAAGAAATTAACACCAACAACAATTTTGAAGAACAACAGTATATGAAGGAGACTGAaatcaagaagatgaagaagaaaaaggaaccaGAAGTAAGGACTTTTCATTCTATTCCGGCACCGGCGCCGGTGTCGGCGGGTCCTCCGCCTCCCCCGGCGGAGAGACCGGTGGTAGTTGAGACAAGGGCTGATTTTGCAAAGGGTGGTGGACCTATGGCTAGTAATGTAATGCAGATGCAAATGCCTGGTGGTCCAAGGCCTGAATTTGGGTTGGTTGAAACTAGGCCACCTTTGGCTGCTAGAATGGGATATTGGGGTAGAGATAAGACTGCTAGTACTTATGATTTGGTTGAACAAATGCATTTTTTGTATATTAATGTTGTGAAAGCTAGGGATCTTCCTGTTATGGATATGTCAGGGAGTCTTGATCCTTATGTTGAGGTGAAAGTTGGGAATTATAAAGGTGTTACAAGGCATTATGAGAAGAATCAATACCCTGTTTGGAACAGTGTTTTTGCCTTCTCAAAAGAAAGATTGCAGTCTAATTTGATTGAAGTTACTGTGAAGGATAAGGATTTTGGGAAGGATGATATTGTTGGAAAAGTTGTGTTTGATATTGTTGAAGTCCCTCTTCGTGTTCCACCCGATAGTCCTTTAGCGCCGCAGTGGTATAGGTTGGTGAATAAGAAAGGGGAGAAGGTTTCGCAAGGTGAAATTATGCTTGCTGTTTGGATGGGAACTCAAGCTGATGAGGCTTTTCCCGAGGCTTGGCATTCTGATGCTCATTTGGCTAGTCAACAAAGTTTGACTAATACACGGTCCAAAGTGTATTTTTCGCCTAAATTGTATTATCTAAGGGTTCATATTATTGAAGCTCAGGATCTTCTGCCATCAGATAGAAGCCGAATGCCTGAGGCTTATGTGAAGTTACAGCTTGGGCATCAGGGCAGGACTACGAAGCCTTCACCAATGAGACACATTAATCCTGTGTGGAATGAGGAGCTTATGTTTGTTGCATCTGAGCCTTTTGAGGAGTATCTGATCATGGATGTTGTGGATAGAGTTGGACCGGGAAAAGATGAAGTGATTGGCAGGGCTATGATATCGGTTAGAAATATTCCGACCAGAGTGGATAATGCCAAGCTACCAGATGCTGTATGGTTCAATCTTCTTAAGCCTTCTCATGCAGCAGATGATgatgagaagaagaaagaagtgaagTTCTCTAGCAAGATTCACCTTCGGATTTGGATAGATGCTGGTtaccatgttcttgatgagtcCACACATTTTAGTAGTGATCTTCAACCATCATCGAAGCACTTGAGAAAGGCGAGTATTGGAATTCTTGAATTAGGTATTCTCAGCGCCAAGAATCTGCTGCCAATGAAGGGTAAAGATGGTCGAATGACAGATGCATATTGTGTAGCTAAGTATGGGAACAAATGGGTTCGAACAAGAACACTCATTGACACTCTGGCTCCTCGATGGAACGAGCAGTTCTCTTGGGAAGTGTTTGATCCATGTACCGTGGTCACCATTGGGGTGTTCGACAATTGCCACATCAATGGTAATCATGAAGCTAGAGATCAAAGAATTGGTAAGGTGAGAGTTAGGTTATCGACTCTGGAAACTGATCGGATCTATACACATTTTTACCCATTGCTGGTTCTTACACCCTCTGGTTTAAGGAAACACGGGGAGCTTCATTTGGCAATAAGGTTCACTTGTACAGCTTGGGTGAACATGGTAGCACAATACGGGAGGCCGTTGCTGCCGAAGATGCATTATGTACAGCCCATTTCTGTTAGGCACATTGATTGGTTGCGGCACCAGGCAATGCAGATAGTGGCTGCAAGATTGGCCAGGGCAGAGCCACCTCTCAGAAGGGAGGTTGTTGAGTATATGCTGGATGTAGATTACCATATGTTCAGCCTCAGAAGAAGCAAAGCTAATTTCTTTCGTATAATGTCACTTCTTTCTGGGATATCAGCAGTTTGTCGATGGTTTGATGGCATTTGCAATTGGAGAAACCCTTTGACAACTATCCTTGTCCATGTGCTCTTCTTGATATTGGTTTGCTACCCAGAACTCATTTTGCCAACAATTTTCCTCTACCTGTTTGTAATTGGCTTGTGGAACTACAGGTTTAGACCTAGAGCTCCACCCCACATGGACTCTCGTCTTTCGCAAGCTGAAAACGCACACCCAGATGAACTGGATGAGGAATTCGATACATTCCCAACTTCCCGGCCTACGGAGTTGGTGAGAATGAGGTATGATCGGCTAAGGAGCGTGGCGGGGAGGGTGCAAACTGTGGTTGGAGATCTGGCAACACAAGGTGAAAGGGCTCTTGCCATACTAAGCTGGCGGGATCCAAGGGGTACTGCTATATTTATAATCCTTGCATTGATCTGGGCTGTGTTTCTGTATGTTACTCCATTCCAAGTGGTGGCGGTGCTCGCAGGCCTTTACTGGTTGCGCCACCCGCGATTCAGGAGCAAGCTGCCATCAGTACCTGTCAACTTCTTCAAGAGATTACCATCCAAGTCTGATATGCTTTTGTGA
- the LOC107815701 gene encoding uncharacterized protein LOC107815701 — protein MEDIEDLLAGAGAGVPPGFRLPVPAAVGVNPKQRKKNGVTNKLTVVQDSSAPKIPGTQTIYIKTFGCSHNQSDSEYMAGQLSAFGYALSDNPDEADLWMINTCTVKSPSQSAMDTLISKGRSAKKPLVVAGCVPQGSRNLKELEGVSIVGVQQIDRVVEVVEETLKGHEVRLLTRKTLPALDLPKVRKNKFVEILPINVGCLGACTYCKTKHARGHLGSYTVDSLVGRVKNVIADGVREIWLSSEDTGAYGRDIGVNLPILLNAIVAELPLDGSTMLRIGMTNPPYILEHLKEIADVLRHPCVYTFLHVPVQSGSDSVLSAMNREYTVGEFRKVVDTLMELVPGMQIATDIICGFPGETDEDFGQTVDLIKDYKLAQVHISQFYPRPGTPAARMKKVPSNVVKQRSRKLTAVFESFTPYTGMEGKVERIWITDIASDGIHLVGHTKGYIQVLVIGPESMLGTSAMVKITSVGRWSVFGEVIEIISHNNKEVGSHEKVDEKCSPCANSEEACACSKEQELGSSCGTTSCCSQSPMQETTTLLKNEPKQDDQGSRNLIGWFLRNRKNHSSKKMDLAGLESKEKKQIQDLGRQSAWGPVDIALLSGILLSLFTIVALFLNLGSRSLSS, from the exons ACATTGAAGATTTACTTGCGGGTGCCGGCGCCGGAGTGCCTCCAGGGTTCCGGTTACCGGTTCCGGCGGCCGTTGGAGTCAATccaaaacaaaggaaaaagaacGGTGTAACGAATAAGCTAACAGTAGTGCAAGACTCTTCTGCACCCAAAATACCTGGCACTCAG ACTATTTACATCAAGACTTTTGGATGTTCTCATAATCAG AGTGATTCTGAATATATGGCCGGTCAGCTTTCAGCTTTTGGTTATGCTCTGAGTGATAACCCTGATGAGGCAGACCTGTGGATGATAAATAC CTGCACAGTTAAATCTCCTAGTCAATCTGCCATGGATACTCTTATAAGTAAAGGCAGAAGTGCGAAAAAGCCATTGGTTGTAGCAGGTTGCGTTCCTCAAGGAAGCCGTAATCTGAAGGAGCTAGAAGGAGTTAGTATAGTAGGAGTTCAGCAGATTGACCGTGTGGTTGAAGTTGTGGAAGAAACTTTGAAAGGTCACGAAGTTCGTCTTCTAACCCGGAAGACATTACCAGCACTTGATCTTCCAAAG GTACGAAAAAACAAGTTTGTTGAGATTCTTCCAATAAATGTTGGTTGTTTAGGTGCTTGTACTTATTGCAAGACGAAGCATGCCCGTGGTCATTTAGGAAGTTACACAGTTGACAGCCTT GTGGGCCGAGTAAAAAATGTCATTGCTGATGGAGTGAGAGAGATCTGGCTGAGTAGTGAAGACACTGGAGCTTATG GTCGTGACATTGGAGTAAATCTTCCTATCCTATTGAATGCTATAGTTGCAGAGCTTCCTTTGGATGGAAGTACAATGCTCCGAATTGGGATGACCAATCCTCCTTATATTCTCGAGCACCTGAAGGAGATAGCTGATGTCTTACGCCATCCATGTGTGTATACTTTTCTTCATGTGCCAGTTCAGTCGGGTAGTGATTCGGTCTTGAGT GCAATGAATCGTGAATACACTGTGGGTGAGTTCAGGAAGGTGGTGGATACATTAATGGAACTGGTCCCTGGGATGCAGATTGCGACGGATATTATTTGTGGATTTCCTG GTGAAACTGATGAAGATTTTGGTCAGACCGTTGACCTTATTAAGGACTACAAGTTAGCTCAAGTTCATATATCACAGTTCTACCCTAGGCCTG GCACTCCTGCTGCAAGAATGAAGAAGGTTCCTAGTAATGTGGTGAAGCAACGGAGCCGTAAGTTAACCGCTGTATTcgagtcctttactccatatACTGGAATGGAAGGCAAAGTAGAGAGGATATGGATTACTGACATAGCTTCAGATGGAATTCACTTG GTGGGTCACACTAAGGGATACATTCAGGTGCTGGTGATTGGTCCAGAAAGCATGCTGGGTACCTCAGCTATGGTGAAGATAACATCCGTAGGTAGATGGTCAGTCTTCGGAGAAGTGATCGAGATCATCAGCCACAATAATAAGGAAGTTGGTTCACATGAGAAAGTTGATGAAAAGTGCTCCCCATGCGCCAATTCAGAAGAAGCTTGTGCCTGTTCAAAAGAGCAAGAACTTGGTTCTTCTTGTGGAACAACTAGTTGCTGCAGTCAAAGTCCAATGCAGGAAACAACAACACTGCTGAAGAATGAACCGAAGCAAGATGATCAAGGTAGCAGAAACTTAATTGGATGGTTTCTAAGGAATcgtaagaatcattcttccaaaaagATGGACTTGGCCGGGTTAGAGTCCAAGGAGAAGAAGCAAATACAGGATTTAGGTCGCCAGAGCGCTTGGGGTCCTGTTGATATAGCTCTTCTTAGTGGAATATTATTGAGCTTGTTCACAATAGTAGCTCTATTTTTGAATCTTGGATCTAGGAGTTTGTCATCTTAA